In Castor canadensis chromosome 11, mCasCan1.hap1v2, whole genome shotgun sequence, a single genomic region encodes these proteins:
- the Trpv2 gene encoding transient receptor potential cation channel subfamily V member 2 isoform X3 gives MTSPSSPPAFRLETSDGDQEDAAEVVKGKHGPPPMESPFQGEDRNFSPQIKVNLNYRKGAGASQQDPNRFDRDRLFRVVSRGIPEDLAGLPEYLRRTSKYLTDSEYTEGSTGKTCLMKAVLHLQDGLNACILPLLQIDRDSGNPQPLVSAQCTDDYYRGHSALHIAIEKRSLPCVKLLVENGANVHARACGHFFQKHQGTCFYFGELPLSLAACTKQWDVVTYLLENPHQPASLQATDSLGNTVLHALVMIADNSPENSMLVIRMYDGLLQAGARLCPTVQLEDIRNLQGLTPLKLAAKEGKIEIFKHILQREFSGPCQSLSRKFTEWCYGPVRVSLYDLASVDSWEENSVLEIIAFHCRSPHRHRMVVLEPLNKLLQAKWDLLIPKFFFNFLCYLIYMFIFTAVAYHQPALEKQAFPPPKATAGNSMLLLGHSLTLLGGIYLLLGQLWYFWRRRLFIWISFMDSYFEILFLVQALLTVLSQVLCFMTIEWYLPLLVSSLVLGWLNLLYYTRGFQHTGIYSVMIQKVILRDLLRFLLVYLVFLFGFAVALVSLSREARSSGVSADHNATETAEPRMGQEEEAAPYRSILDASLELFKFTIGMGELAFQEQLRFRGVVLLLLLAYVLLTYVLLLNMLIALMSETVNSVATDSWSIWKLQKAISVLEMENGYWWCRRKKQRAGVMLTVGTRPDGSPDERWCFRASTLSTHWGPSLSLGQSRLSCWLPRASKLLCQPQGGGGQLGCMGADPAHGV, from the exons ATGACCTCACCCTCCAGCCCTCCAGCTTTCAGGCTGGAGACCTCAGATGGAGACCAAGAAGATGCTGCTGAGGTGGTCAAAGGAAAGCATGGGCCACCCCCCATGGAGTCACCATTCCAGGGCGAGGACCGGAACTTCTCCCCTCAGATCAAAGTCAATCTCAACTATCGAAAGGGAGCAGGTGCCAG CCAGCAGGACCCAAACCGTTTTGACCGTGACCGGCTGTTCCGTGTAGTCTCCAGGGGTATCCCTGAGGATCTGGCTGGATTACCAGAGTACCTGCGCCGGACCAGCAAGTACCTCACTGACTCGGAGTATACAG AGGGCTCCACAGGAAAGACATGCCTGATGAAAGCGGTGCTGCATCTTCAGGATGGTCTCAATGCCTGCATCCTGCCACTGCTGCAAATCGACCGGGACTCTGGCAATCCCCAGCCCCTGGTCAGCGCCCAATGCACGGATGACTACTACCGAGGCCACAGTGCTCTGCACATCGCCATTGAGAAGAGGAGCCTGCCGTGCGTGAAGCTTCTGGTAGAGAATGGGGCCAATGTGCATGCCCGTGCCTGTGGCCACTTCTTCCAAAAGCACCAAGGAACTTGCTTCTATTTTG GAGAGCTGCCCCTCTCTCTGGCTGCATGCACCAAGCAGTGGGATGTGGTGACCTACCTCCTGGAGAACCCGCACCAGCCTGCCAGCCTGCAGGCCACCGACTCCCTTGGCAACACAGTCCTGCATGCTCTGGTAATGATCGCTGACAACTCGCCTGAGAACAGCATGCTGGTCATCCGCATGTATGATGGGCTCCTCCAAGCGGGGGCCCGCCTCTGCCCCACTGTGCAGCTCGAGGACATCCGCAACCTGCAGGGCCTCACGCCCCTGAAGCTGGCTGCCAAGGAGGGCAAAATTGAG ATTTTCAAGCACATCCTGCAGCGGGAGTTCTCAGGACCGTGTCAGTCCCTCTCCCGAAAGTTCACTGAGTGGTGCTACGGGCCTGTCCGGGTGTCACTGTACGACTTGGCCTCTGTGGACAGCTGGGAAGAGAACTCAGTCCTGGAGATCATCGCTTTCCATTGTAGGAGTCCG cACCGACACCGCATGGTGGTTTTGGAGCCTCTGAACAAACTGCTTCAGGCAAAATGGGATCTGCTCATCCCCAAGTTCTTCTTCAACTTCCTGTGCTATCTGATCTACATGTTCATTTTCACCGCCGTTGCCTACCACCAGCCGGCCCTGGAGAAG CAGGCCTTCCCTCCGCCGAAAGCAACGGCCGGAAACTCCATGCTGTTGCTTGGCCACAGTCTGACCCTGCTGGGGGGGATCTACCTCCTCTTGGGCCAG CTGTGGTACTTCTGGCGGCGCCGCCTGTTCATCTGGATCTCGTTCATGGACAGCTACTTTGAAATCCTCTT CCTGGTCCAGGCCCTGCTCACGGTGCTCTCCCAGGTTCTGTGTTTCATGACCATTGAGTGGTACCTGCCCCTGCTCGTGTCCTCCCTGGTGTTGGGTTGGCTGAACCTGCTTTACTATACACGTGGCTTCCAGCACACAGGCATCTACAGCGTCATGATCCAGAAG GTTATCCTACGGGACCTGCTCCGCTTCCTGCTGGTCTACTTAGTTTTCCTTTTCGGCTTCGCTGTAG CCCTGGTGAGCCTGAGCCGGGAGGCTCGTAGTTCTGGAGTCTCTGCAGACCACAATGCCACAGAGACAGCAGAGCCCAGGATGGGACAAGAAGAGGAAGCAGCCCCGTACAGGAGCATCCTGGATGCCTCTCTGGAGCTCTTCAAGTTCACCATTGGCATGGGCGAGCTGGCCTTCCAGGAGCAGCTGCGCTTCCGgggggtggtgctgctgctgctgctggcctaCGTGCTGCTCACCTACGTCCTGCTTCTTAACATGCTTATCGCCCTCATGAGCGAGACTGTCAACAGCGTTGCCACTGACAGCTGGAGCATCTGGAAGCTGCAG AAAGCCATCTCTGTCTTGGAGATGGAGAATGGCTACTGGTGGTGCAGGAGGAAGAAGCAGCGGGCAGGCGTGATGCTGACGGTCGGTACCAGGCCTGATGGTAGCCCTGATGAGCGCTGGTGCTTCAG AGCATCTACACTGTCCACCCACTGGGGGCCCAGTCTCTCTCTGGGGCAAAGCAGGCTGAGCTGCTGGCTTCCCAGAGCTTCAAAGCTGCTCTGTCAACCACAGGGTGGAGGAGGTCAACTGGGCTGCATGGGAGCAGACCCTGCCCACGGTGTGTGA
- the Trpv2 gene encoding transient receptor potential cation channel subfamily V member 2 isoform X1, translated as MTSPSSPPAFRLETSDGDQEDAAEVVKGKHGPPPMESPFQGEDRNFSPQIKVNLNYRKGAGASQQDPNRFDRDRLFRVVSRGIPEDLAGLPEYLRRTSKYLTDSEYTEGSTGKTCLMKAVLHLQDGLNACILPLLQIDRDSGNPQPLVSAQCTDDYYRGHSALHIAIEKRSLPCVKLLVENGANVHARACGHFFQKHQGTCFYFGELPLSLAACTKQWDVVTYLLENPHQPASLQATDSLGNTVLHALVMIADNSPENSMLVIRMYDGLLQAGARLCPTVQLEDIRNLQGLTPLKLAAKEGKIEIFKHILQREFSGPCQSLSRKFTEWCYGPVRVSLYDLASVDSWEENSVLEIIAFHCRSPHRHRMVVLEPLNKLLQAKWDLLIPKFFFNFLCYLIYMFIFTAVAYHQPALEKQAFPPPKATAGNSMLLLGHSLTLLGGIYLLLGQLWYFWRRRLFIWISFMDSYFEILFLVQALLTVLSQVLCFMTIEWYLPLLVSSLVLGWLNLLYYTRGFQHTGIYSVMIQKVILRDLLRFLLVYLVFLFGFAVALVSLSREARSSGVSADHNATETAEPRMGQEEEAAPYRSILDASLELFKFTIGMGELAFQEQLRFRGVVLLLLLAYVLLTYVLLLNMLIALMSETVNSVATDSWSIWKLQKAISVLEMENGYWWCRRKKQRAGVMLTVGTRPDGSPDERWCFRVEEVNWAAWEQTLPTVCEEPSGAGAPGSMKNPILASQPEKDGSSEEDHLPLQVLQSH; from the exons ATGACCTCACCCTCCAGCCCTCCAGCTTTCAGGCTGGAGACCTCAGATGGAGACCAAGAAGATGCTGCTGAGGTGGTCAAAGGAAAGCATGGGCCACCCCCCATGGAGTCACCATTCCAGGGCGAGGACCGGAACTTCTCCCCTCAGATCAAAGTCAATCTCAACTATCGAAAGGGAGCAGGTGCCAG CCAGCAGGACCCAAACCGTTTTGACCGTGACCGGCTGTTCCGTGTAGTCTCCAGGGGTATCCCTGAGGATCTGGCTGGATTACCAGAGTACCTGCGCCGGACCAGCAAGTACCTCACTGACTCGGAGTATACAG AGGGCTCCACAGGAAAGACATGCCTGATGAAAGCGGTGCTGCATCTTCAGGATGGTCTCAATGCCTGCATCCTGCCACTGCTGCAAATCGACCGGGACTCTGGCAATCCCCAGCCCCTGGTCAGCGCCCAATGCACGGATGACTACTACCGAGGCCACAGTGCTCTGCACATCGCCATTGAGAAGAGGAGCCTGCCGTGCGTGAAGCTTCTGGTAGAGAATGGGGCCAATGTGCATGCCCGTGCCTGTGGCCACTTCTTCCAAAAGCACCAAGGAACTTGCTTCTATTTTG GAGAGCTGCCCCTCTCTCTGGCTGCATGCACCAAGCAGTGGGATGTGGTGACCTACCTCCTGGAGAACCCGCACCAGCCTGCCAGCCTGCAGGCCACCGACTCCCTTGGCAACACAGTCCTGCATGCTCTGGTAATGATCGCTGACAACTCGCCTGAGAACAGCATGCTGGTCATCCGCATGTATGATGGGCTCCTCCAAGCGGGGGCCCGCCTCTGCCCCACTGTGCAGCTCGAGGACATCCGCAACCTGCAGGGCCTCACGCCCCTGAAGCTGGCTGCCAAGGAGGGCAAAATTGAG ATTTTCAAGCACATCCTGCAGCGGGAGTTCTCAGGACCGTGTCAGTCCCTCTCCCGAAAGTTCACTGAGTGGTGCTACGGGCCTGTCCGGGTGTCACTGTACGACTTGGCCTCTGTGGACAGCTGGGAAGAGAACTCAGTCCTGGAGATCATCGCTTTCCATTGTAGGAGTCCG cACCGACACCGCATGGTGGTTTTGGAGCCTCTGAACAAACTGCTTCAGGCAAAATGGGATCTGCTCATCCCCAAGTTCTTCTTCAACTTCCTGTGCTATCTGATCTACATGTTCATTTTCACCGCCGTTGCCTACCACCAGCCGGCCCTGGAGAAG CAGGCCTTCCCTCCGCCGAAAGCAACGGCCGGAAACTCCATGCTGTTGCTTGGCCACAGTCTGACCCTGCTGGGGGGGATCTACCTCCTCTTGGGCCAG CTGTGGTACTTCTGGCGGCGCCGCCTGTTCATCTGGATCTCGTTCATGGACAGCTACTTTGAAATCCTCTT CCTGGTCCAGGCCCTGCTCACGGTGCTCTCCCAGGTTCTGTGTTTCATGACCATTGAGTGGTACCTGCCCCTGCTCGTGTCCTCCCTGGTGTTGGGTTGGCTGAACCTGCTTTACTATACACGTGGCTTCCAGCACACAGGCATCTACAGCGTCATGATCCAGAAG GTTATCCTACGGGACCTGCTCCGCTTCCTGCTGGTCTACTTAGTTTTCCTTTTCGGCTTCGCTGTAG CCCTGGTGAGCCTGAGCCGGGAGGCTCGTAGTTCTGGAGTCTCTGCAGACCACAATGCCACAGAGACAGCAGAGCCCAGGATGGGACAAGAAGAGGAAGCAGCCCCGTACAGGAGCATCCTGGATGCCTCTCTGGAGCTCTTCAAGTTCACCATTGGCATGGGCGAGCTGGCCTTCCAGGAGCAGCTGCGCTTCCGgggggtggtgctgctgctgctgctggcctaCGTGCTGCTCACCTACGTCCTGCTTCTTAACATGCTTATCGCCCTCATGAGCGAGACTGTCAACAGCGTTGCCACTGACAGCTGGAGCATCTGGAAGCTGCAG AAAGCCATCTCTGTCTTGGAGATGGAGAATGGCTACTGGTGGTGCAGGAGGAAGAAGCAGCGGGCAGGCGTGATGCTGACGGTCGGTACCAGGCCTGATGGTAGCCCTGATGAGCGCTGGTGCTTCAG GGTGGAGGAGGTCAACTGGGCTGCATGGGAGCAGACCCTGCCCACGGTGTGTGAAGAGCCATCAGGGGCAGGTGCTCCTG GCTCTATGAAGAACCCCATCTTAGCTTCCCAACCTGAGAAGGATGGGTCCTCAGAGGAAGATCATCTGCCTCTCCAGGTGCTCCAGTCCCACTGA
- the Trpv2 gene encoding transient receptor potential cation channel subfamily V member 2 isoform X2, with amino-acid sequence MTSPSSPPAFRLETSDGDQEDAAEVVKGKHGPPPMESPFQGEDRNFSPQIKVNLNYRKGAGASQQDPNRFDRDRLFRVVSRGIPEDLAGLPEYLRRTSKYLTDSEYTEGSTGKTCLMKAVLHLQDGLNACILPLLQIDRDSGNPQPLVSAQCTDDYYRGHSALHIAIEKRSLPCVKLLVENGANVHARACGHFFQKHQGTCFYFGELPLSLAACTKQWDVVTYLLENPHQPASLQATDSLGNTVLHALVMIADNSPENSMLVIRMYDGLLQAGARLCPTVQLEDIRNLQGLTPLKLAAKEGKIEIFKHILQREFSGPCQSLSRKFTEWCYGPVRVSLYDLASVDSWEENSVLEIIAFHCRSPHRHRMVVLEPLNKLLQAKWDLLIPKFFFNFLCYLIYMFIFTAVAYHQPALEKAFPPPKATAGNSMLLLGHSLTLLGGIYLLLGQLWYFWRRRLFIWISFMDSYFEILFLVQALLTVLSQVLCFMTIEWYLPLLVSSLVLGWLNLLYYTRGFQHTGIYSVMIQKVILRDLLRFLLVYLVFLFGFAVALVSLSREARSSGVSADHNATETAEPRMGQEEEAAPYRSILDASLELFKFTIGMGELAFQEQLRFRGVVLLLLLAYVLLTYVLLLNMLIALMSETVNSVATDSWSIWKLQKAISVLEMENGYWWCRRKKQRAGVMLTVGTRPDGSPDERWCFRVEEVNWAAWEQTLPTVCEEPSGAGAPGSMKNPILASQPEKDGSSEEDHLPLQVLQSH; translated from the exons ATGACCTCACCCTCCAGCCCTCCAGCTTTCAGGCTGGAGACCTCAGATGGAGACCAAGAAGATGCTGCTGAGGTGGTCAAAGGAAAGCATGGGCCACCCCCCATGGAGTCACCATTCCAGGGCGAGGACCGGAACTTCTCCCCTCAGATCAAAGTCAATCTCAACTATCGAAAGGGAGCAGGTGCCAG CCAGCAGGACCCAAACCGTTTTGACCGTGACCGGCTGTTCCGTGTAGTCTCCAGGGGTATCCCTGAGGATCTGGCTGGATTACCAGAGTACCTGCGCCGGACCAGCAAGTACCTCACTGACTCGGAGTATACAG AGGGCTCCACAGGAAAGACATGCCTGATGAAAGCGGTGCTGCATCTTCAGGATGGTCTCAATGCCTGCATCCTGCCACTGCTGCAAATCGACCGGGACTCTGGCAATCCCCAGCCCCTGGTCAGCGCCCAATGCACGGATGACTACTACCGAGGCCACAGTGCTCTGCACATCGCCATTGAGAAGAGGAGCCTGCCGTGCGTGAAGCTTCTGGTAGAGAATGGGGCCAATGTGCATGCCCGTGCCTGTGGCCACTTCTTCCAAAAGCACCAAGGAACTTGCTTCTATTTTG GAGAGCTGCCCCTCTCTCTGGCTGCATGCACCAAGCAGTGGGATGTGGTGACCTACCTCCTGGAGAACCCGCACCAGCCTGCCAGCCTGCAGGCCACCGACTCCCTTGGCAACACAGTCCTGCATGCTCTGGTAATGATCGCTGACAACTCGCCTGAGAACAGCATGCTGGTCATCCGCATGTATGATGGGCTCCTCCAAGCGGGGGCCCGCCTCTGCCCCACTGTGCAGCTCGAGGACATCCGCAACCTGCAGGGCCTCACGCCCCTGAAGCTGGCTGCCAAGGAGGGCAAAATTGAG ATTTTCAAGCACATCCTGCAGCGGGAGTTCTCAGGACCGTGTCAGTCCCTCTCCCGAAAGTTCACTGAGTGGTGCTACGGGCCTGTCCGGGTGTCACTGTACGACTTGGCCTCTGTGGACAGCTGGGAAGAGAACTCAGTCCTGGAGATCATCGCTTTCCATTGTAGGAGTCCG cACCGACACCGCATGGTGGTTTTGGAGCCTCTGAACAAACTGCTTCAGGCAAAATGGGATCTGCTCATCCCCAAGTTCTTCTTCAACTTCCTGTGCTATCTGATCTACATGTTCATTTTCACCGCCGTTGCCTACCACCAGCCGGCCCTGGAGAAG GCCTTCCCTCCGCCGAAAGCAACGGCCGGAAACTCCATGCTGTTGCTTGGCCACAGTCTGACCCTGCTGGGGGGGATCTACCTCCTCTTGGGCCAG CTGTGGTACTTCTGGCGGCGCCGCCTGTTCATCTGGATCTCGTTCATGGACAGCTACTTTGAAATCCTCTT CCTGGTCCAGGCCCTGCTCACGGTGCTCTCCCAGGTTCTGTGTTTCATGACCATTGAGTGGTACCTGCCCCTGCTCGTGTCCTCCCTGGTGTTGGGTTGGCTGAACCTGCTTTACTATACACGTGGCTTCCAGCACACAGGCATCTACAGCGTCATGATCCAGAAG GTTATCCTACGGGACCTGCTCCGCTTCCTGCTGGTCTACTTAGTTTTCCTTTTCGGCTTCGCTGTAG CCCTGGTGAGCCTGAGCCGGGAGGCTCGTAGTTCTGGAGTCTCTGCAGACCACAATGCCACAGAGACAGCAGAGCCCAGGATGGGACAAGAAGAGGAAGCAGCCCCGTACAGGAGCATCCTGGATGCCTCTCTGGAGCTCTTCAAGTTCACCATTGGCATGGGCGAGCTGGCCTTCCAGGAGCAGCTGCGCTTCCGgggggtggtgctgctgctgctgctggcctaCGTGCTGCTCACCTACGTCCTGCTTCTTAACATGCTTATCGCCCTCATGAGCGAGACTGTCAACAGCGTTGCCACTGACAGCTGGAGCATCTGGAAGCTGCAG AAAGCCATCTCTGTCTTGGAGATGGAGAATGGCTACTGGTGGTGCAGGAGGAAGAAGCAGCGGGCAGGCGTGATGCTGACGGTCGGTACCAGGCCTGATGGTAGCCCTGATGAGCGCTGGTGCTTCAG GGTGGAGGAGGTCAACTGGGCTGCATGGGAGCAGACCCTGCCCACGGTGTGTGAAGAGCCATCAGGGGCAGGTGCTCCTG GCTCTATGAAGAACCCCATCTTAGCTTCCCAACCTGAGAAGGATGGGTCCTCAGAGGAAGATCATCTGCCTCTCCAGGTGCTCCAGTCCCACTGA
- the Trpv2 gene encoding transient receptor potential cation channel subfamily V member 2 isoform X4: MTSPSSPPAFRLETSDGDQEDAAEVVKGKHGPPPMESPFQGEDRNFSPQIKVNLNYRKGAGASQQDPNRFDRDRLFRVVSRGIPEDLAGLPEYLRRTSKYLTDSEYTEGSTGKTCLMKAVLHLQDGLNACILPLLQIDRDSGNPQPLVSAQCTDDYYRGHSALHIAIEKRSLPCVKLLVENGANVHARACGHFFQKHQGTCFYFGELPLSLAACTKQWDVVTYLLENPHQPASLQATDSLGNTVLHALVMIADNSPENSMLVIRMYDGLLQAGARLCPTVQLEDIRNLQGLTPLKLAAKEGKIEIFKHILQREFSGPCQSLSRKFTEWCYGPVRVSLYDLASVDSWEENSVLEIIAFHCRSPHRHRMVVLEPLNKLLQAKWDLLIPKFFFNFLCYLIYMFIFTAVAYHQPALEKLWYFWRRRLFIWISFMDSYFEILFLVQALLTVLSQVLCFMTIEWYLPLLVSSLVLGWLNLLYYTRGFQHTGIYSVMIQKVILRDLLRFLLVYLVFLFGFAVALVSLSREARSSGVSADHNATETAEPRMGQEEEAAPYRSILDASLELFKFTIGMGELAFQEQLRFRGVVLLLLLAYVLLTYVLLLNMLIALMSETVNSVATDSWSIWKLQKAISVLEMENGYWWCRRKKQRAGVMLTVGTRPDGSPDERWCFRVEEVNWAAWEQTLPTVCEEPSGAGAPGSMKNPILASQPEKDGSSEEDHLPLQVLQSH, from the exons ATGACCTCACCCTCCAGCCCTCCAGCTTTCAGGCTGGAGACCTCAGATGGAGACCAAGAAGATGCTGCTGAGGTGGTCAAAGGAAAGCATGGGCCACCCCCCATGGAGTCACCATTCCAGGGCGAGGACCGGAACTTCTCCCCTCAGATCAAAGTCAATCTCAACTATCGAAAGGGAGCAGGTGCCAG CCAGCAGGACCCAAACCGTTTTGACCGTGACCGGCTGTTCCGTGTAGTCTCCAGGGGTATCCCTGAGGATCTGGCTGGATTACCAGAGTACCTGCGCCGGACCAGCAAGTACCTCACTGACTCGGAGTATACAG AGGGCTCCACAGGAAAGACATGCCTGATGAAAGCGGTGCTGCATCTTCAGGATGGTCTCAATGCCTGCATCCTGCCACTGCTGCAAATCGACCGGGACTCTGGCAATCCCCAGCCCCTGGTCAGCGCCCAATGCACGGATGACTACTACCGAGGCCACAGTGCTCTGCACATCGCCATTGAGAAGAGGAGCCTGCCGTGCGTGAAGCTTCTGGTAGAGAATGGGGCCAATGTGCATGCCCGTGCCTGTGGCCACTTCTTCCAAAAGCACCAAGGAACTTGCTTCTATTTTG GAGAGCTGCCCCTCTCTCTGGCTGCATGCACCAAGCAGTGGGATGTGGTGACCTACCTCCTGGAGAACCCGCACCAGCCTGCCAGCCTGCAGGCCACCGACTCCCTTGGCAACACAGTCCTGCATGCTCTGGTAATGATCGCTGACAACTCGCCTGAGAACAGCATGCTGGTCATCCGCATGTATGATGGGCTCCTCCAAGCGGGGGCCCGCCTCTGCCCCACTGTGCAGCTCGAGGACATCCGCAACCTGCAGGGCCTCACGCCCCTGAAGCTGGCTGCCAAGGAGGGCAAAATTGAG ATTTTCAAGCACATCCTGCAGCGGGAGTTCTCAGGACCGTGTCAGTCCCTCTCCCGAAAGTTCACTGAGTGGTGCTACGGGCCTGTCCGGGTGTCACTGTACGACTTGGCCTCTGTGGACAGCTGGGAAGAGAACTCAGTCCTGGAGATCATCGCTTTCCATTGTAGGAGTCCG cACCGACACCGCATGGTGGTTTTGGAGCCTCTGAACAAACTGCTTCAGGCAAAATGGGATCTGCTCATCCCCAAGTTCTTCTTCAACTTCCTGTGCTATCTGATCTACATGTTCATTTTCACCGCCGTTGCCTACCACCAGCCGGCCCTGGAGAAG CTGTGGTACTTCTGGCGGCGCCGCCTGTTCATCTGGATCTCGTTCATGGACAGCTACTTTGAAATCCTCTT CCTGGTCCAGGCCCTGCTCACGGTGCTCTCCCAGGTTCTGTGTTTCATGACCATTGAGTGGTACCTGCCCCTGCTCGTGTCCTCCCTGGTGTTGGGTTGGCTGAACCTGCTTTACTATACACGTGGCTTCCAGCACACAGGCATCTACAGCGTCATGATCCAGAAG GTTATCCTACGGGACCTGCTCCGCTTCCTGCTGGTCTACTTAGTTTTCCTTTTCGGCTTCGCTGTAG CCCTGGTGAGCCTGAGCCGGGAGGCTCGTAGTTCTGGAGTCTCTGCAGACCACAATGCCACAGAGACAGCAGAGCCCAGGATGGGACAAGAAGAGGAAGCAGCCCCGTACAGGAGCATCCTGGATGCCTCTCTGGAGCTCTTCAAGTTCACCATTGGCATGGGCGAGCTGGCCTTCCAGGAGCAGCTGCGCTTCCGgggggtggtgctgctgctgctgctggcctaCGTGCTGCTCACCTACGTCCTGCTTCTTAACATGCTTATCGCCCTCATGAGCGAGACTGTCAACAGCGTTGCCACTGACAGCTGGAGCATCTGGAAGCTGCAG AAAGCCATCTCTGTCTTGGAGATGGAGAATGGCTACTGGTGGTGCAGGAGGAAGAAGCAGCGGGCAGGCGTGATGCTGACGGTCGGTACCAGGCCTGATGGTAGCCCTGATGAGCGCTGGTGCTTCAG GGTGGAGGAGGTCAACTGGGCTGCATGGGAGCAGACCCTGCCCACGGTGTGTGAAGAGCCATCAGGGGCAGGTGCTCCTG GCTCTATGAAGAACCCCATCTTAGCTTCCCAACCTGAGAAGGATGGGTCCTCAGAGGAAGATCATCTGCCTCTCCAGGTGCTCCAGTCCCACTGA